Proteins co-encoded in one Myripristis murdjan chromosome 4, fMyrMur1.1, whole genome shotgun sequence genomic window:
- the nek1 gene encoding serine/threonine-protein kinase Nek1 isoform X3, whose protein sequence is MDKYEKVKKIGEGSFGKAVLVKSKEDGHQYVIKEIGISRMSNKERQESRKEVAVLANMSHPNIVQYKESFEEGGCLYIVMDYCEGGDLFKKINSQKGILFPEEQILDWFVQICLALKHVHDRKILHRDIKSQNIFLTKDGTIQLGDFGIARVLNSTVELARTCIGTPYYLSPEICENKPYNNKSDIWALGCVLYEMCTLKHAFEAGNMKNLVLKIIRGSYPPVSVHYSQDLRFLLGQLFRRNPRERPSVNSILDKPFLSRRIERFLTPQIIAQEFSHTFLYKQPKVGVAQGPPAKRPAPASIPLSPAQKITKPASKYGVPLTVRKVSDGAKKPAERKPAPKHKPAPLPAAPQRRVSQVEEERKKHEDGMRKKRMELIEKERKQREQMFLLKAGQMKRYEKEKINRINQAREQGWKHVLSSSGGSSPERKCFGGGGKRAAGGGPCPAPSPAQGPAPAPLPCRNMYEHYHAALDQMAKPQPKEARKEGSSAGVVSPIRGVPAAAGPVLPSGPTPDAVRRELQRLHYVSKQAQISRHRGQMAAERAYQVEEFLQRKREAMLNKVRAEGQLGARQNLAAIYGGRAASVRCRRPKVNIEEEEYLARLRQIRLQNFNERQQIKARLRGEKYDSDGSDSQESSEEAELRRKKIETLKAQANARAAVLKEQLEKKRREAYEREKRAWEDHLAARGVKVAVPAGNVAAAAVPVAVAVAPTSEPPPQPSPLQPEPAAKALFPPASKPSTPAISMTAALRDVGANSSIKEDLSKPETATVMQSEKRQILRRLNQNLKAQGPAEESAPPPEDSGLPPKQNQPATEEGPASLGDRKKWEAAEPPVLSVAQKTLEESCRTTVDTLISPMSGGDRKKWEAGAPLVLSVAQQTLEESCIKTTVSQDNPDQTAVAEVVRTSKEVLPSQQSPPAAAQSPGAQREGPTAAQVSGQEASGAGAAEQRTLLPDLTDTHDPTDLESMVLEERPNQASHTPAAVQQAWEQQAQLPAPPEGIARSAETKDTEKSADKQMESSGFAPCEEPLFMKLCSPAHRRTAALVALSAQSSMDESSSSLASRSRSVSPLRSKHHDALLIGLSTGMFDANNPKMLRTCSLPDLSRLFSCQQDPAISSEAVVAPDNNLEIEDLDEAAKDEDQSETEDAYEDEDLQELRASMERLLQEEGDLTRSPPEDETGDFNGNPPGAEDQEPFSRMAAEVEEDDPHHMAVDDDEEEEDEEEEDDDEEDEECYNGSPGDEDAGEPLTNGVEEEHHSSNSQLNEEWHSDGSGEEQGGEVEHHDSIFSRLEELRFNLEQQMGFEKFIEAYNKIKAIHEDEDETIDLGSSLVLSILGTEHQHLYPNILHLVMADGAYQEDNDE, encoded by the exons ATGGACAAGTACGAAAAGGTGAAGAAAATCGGCGAAGGGTCATTTGGAAAGGCTGTCCTTGTCAAATCCAAGGAAGATGGACACCAATACGTTATCAAAGAGATTGGCATATCAAGG ATGTCAAATAAAGAGAGGCAGGAGTCCCGAAAAGAAGTTGCTGTTCTTGCCAATATGAGCCACCCCAACATCGTGCAGTACAAGGAGTCTTTTGAAG AGGGTGGGTGTTTGTATATTGTGATGGACTACTGTGAGGGTGGAGACCTCTTCAAGAAGATCAACTCTCAGAAGGGGATACTTTTCCCAGAAGAGCAA ATCTTGGATTGGTTTGTGCAGATTTGCCTGGCACTGAAGCATGTGCACGATCGAAAGATTCTTCACAGAGACATCAAATCACAG AACATATTCCTGACAAAAGATGGCACCATACAGCTTGGGGACTTTGGAATTGCAAGGGTGCTTAACAG CACTGTAGAGCTGGCAAGAACATGCATAGGAACACCATATTACCTGTCACCTGAGATTTGTGAAAACAAACCCTACAACAACAAAAG TGATATTTGGGCCCTGGGGTGTGTCCTATATGAAATGTGCACTCTTAAGCATGCA TTTGAGGCCGGCAACATGAAGAACCTGGTTCTGAAGATCATCCGTGGGTCATACCCTCCTGTGTCAGTTCACTACTCCCAGGACCTGCGCTTTCTCTTGGGACAGCTATTCAGACGCAACCCCAGAGAGAGGCCCTCAGTCAACAGTATACTGGACAAACCTTTCCTCTCCCGTAGGATAGAACGGTTCCTCACACCACAG ATCATCGCTCAGGAATTCAGCCATACTTTTCTTTACAAGCAGCCTAAAGTGGGTGTGGCACAGGGACCACCAG CCAAGCGCCCTGCCCCTGCCTCCATACCTCTTAGCCCAGCACAGAAGATTACCAAACCAGCCAGCAAATACGGAGTGCCTTTAACTGTCAGGAAGGTCTCAGATGGAGCCAAGAAGCCTGCAGAGAGGAAACCAGCTCCTAAACATAAACCG GCCCCTCTCCCAGCAGCCCCCCAGAGAAGAGTGAGTCaagtggaggaagagaggaaaaaacatgag GATGGCATGAGAAAGAAGAGGATGGAGCTtatagagaaagaaaggaaacaaaggGAGCAG ATGTTCCTGTTGAAAGCAGGGCAGATGAAGAGATATGAAAAGGAAAAG ATCAATCGTATAAACCAAGCCAGAGAGCAGGGCTGGAAGCATGTGTTGAGCTCTAGCGGAGGCAGCAGCCCTGAGAGGAAG TGTTTTGGAGGTGGTGGCAAGAGGGCAGCAGGTGGTGGTCCTTGCCCTGCCCCAAGCCCTGCTCAGGGTCCCGCTCCAGCACCCCTCCCCTGCAGGAACATGTATGAACACTACCATGCTGCTCTTGACCAGATGGCTAAGCCGCAACCTAAAGAGGCCAGAAAGGAGGGCTCCTCAGCAGGAGTGGTCAGCCCTATTCG GGGtgtacctgctgctgctggcccaGTGCTACCCAGTGGTCCAACCCCTGATGCAGTTAGGAGAGAGCTACAGAGGCTGCACTATGTTTCTAAACAAGCCCAAATTAGCAG GCACCGTGGTCAGATGGCTGCTGAACGGGCCTATCAGGTCGAAGAGTTTTTGCAGCGTAAGAGAGAAGCCATGCTTAACAAAGTCCGTGCTGAGGGACAGCTG GGTGCCCGGCAAAACTTGGCAGCAATCTATGGAGGCCGGGCAGCTTCGGTTCGATGCCGGAGACCCAAAGTCAACATAGAAGAGGAG GAGTACTTGGCACGGCTGAGGCAGATTCGCTTGCAGAACTTTAATGAGCGTCAGCAGATCAAAGCTCGACTCAGAGGAGAGAAG TATGACAGCGATGGTTCTGACAGCCAAGAGTCCAGTGAGGAGGCAGAGCTAAGAAGAAAGAAGATAGAGACTTTGAAA GCCCAAGCAAATGCCCGTGCTGCAGTGCTGaaagagcagctggagaagaagaggagagaagcttacgaaagagagaagagagcctGGGAAGACCAT CTTGCAGCTCGGGGGGTGAAGGTTGCCGTGCCAGCAGGAAacgtagcagcagcagcagtaccaGTAGCAGTAGCCGTAGCTCCTACCTCTGAACCTCCTCCACAGCCCAGCCCCTTGCAGCCAGAGCCAGCCGCTAAAGCTCTGTTCCCTCCTGCATCCAAACCCTCCACCCCAGCCATATCCATGACTGCTGCCCTGAGGGATGTTGGCGCA AATTCTTCCATAAAAGAAGACTTGTCTAAACCCGAGACTGCTACCGTGATGCAG AGTGAGAAAAGGCAGATTCTGCGGAGACTTAATCAGAATCTAAAAGCTCAGGGCCCAGCGGAGGAGTCGGCTCCACCCCCTGAGGACTCAGGTCTCCCTCCCAAGCAGAACCAGCCTGCCACCGAGGAAGGGCCGGCTTCACTAGGAGACAGGAAGAAGTGGGAAGCTGCAGAACCACCTGTCCTGTCTGTGGCTCAGAAAACCTTAGAGGAGAGCTGTAGAACTACAGTCG ATACCTTGATATCACCAATGTCTGGTGGAGACAGGAAGAAGTGGGAGGCAGGAGCTCCACTTGTCCTCTCTGTGGCCCAACAGACACTAGAGGAGAGCTGCATCAAGACCACCG TATCCCAAGACAATCCTGACCAGACAGCTGTGGCTGAAGTTGTGAGGACATCTAAAGAAGTGCTGCCTTCTCAGCAGAGTCCacctgctgcagctcagagccCTGGTGCCCAGAGGGAgggtccaacagcagcacaggtcTCAGGTCAGGAGGCGTCTGGTGCCGGAGCAGCAGAACAGCGAACACTGCTCCCCGACCTCACTGACACTCATG ATCCTACAGACTTGGAGTCAATGGTTTTGGAAGAGCGCCCAAATCAGGCGTCACATACCCCAGCTGCAGTGCAACAGGCATGGGAGCAGCAGGCCCAGCTGCCAGC GCCACCAGAGGGCATCGCAAGATCAGCAGAGACCAAGGACACTGAGAAAAGTgcagacaaacagatggaatCCTCTG gtttTGCACCCTGCGAGGAGCCCCTGTTTATGAAGTTGTGTTCCCCGGCCCACCGGCGCACCGCTGCTCTGGTGGCCCTCTCAGCTCAGTCCTCGATGGATGAATCCTCCTCGTCTCTGGCCTCCCGCTCACGCTCTGTCTCACCTCTGCGCTCAAAACACCACGACGCCCTCCTCATCGGTCTCTCTACTGGCATGTTTGACGCCAACAACCCCAAG ATGCTGCGGACATGTTCCCTTCCAGACCTCAGTCGTCTCTTCAGCTGTCAGCAGGACCCAGCAATATCTAGTGAGGCTGTCGTTGCCCCAGACAACAACCTGGAAATAGAGGACCTGGATGAGGCAGCTAAAGACGAGGATCAGTCAGAGACCGAGGA TGCATATGAGGATGAAGACCTGCAGGAGCTCCGAGCCTCCATGGAGAGactcctgcaggaggagggagactTAACCAGGAGCCCTCCGGAGGATGAAACAGGGGACTTCAATGGAAATCCTCCAGGGGCTGAAGACCAAGAGCCTTTCAGCAGGATGGCTGCTGAGGTTGAGGAGGACGACCCCCACCACATGGctgtggatgatgatgaggaggaggaggacgaggaggaggaggatgatgatgaggaagatgaggaatgCTACAATGGGAGCCCCGGTGATGAAGATGCCGGGGAGCCGCTTACCAAcggtgtggaggaggagcaccacagcagcaacagccagCTCAATGAAGAGTGGCATTCAG ATGGCAGTGGAGAGGAGCAGGGCGGAGAGGTCGAACATCATGACAGCATCTTCAGTCGTCTGGAAGAGCTGCGCTTCAACCTGGAGCAGCAGATGGGCTTTGAGAAGTTCATTGAGGCCTACAATAAGATTAAG GCTAtacatgaggatgaagatgagacTATTGACCTCGGCTCCAGTTTGGTCTTGAGCATTTTGGGAACTGAGCACCAGCACCTGTATCCCAACATCCTTCACCTGGTAATGGCAGATGGAGCATACCAAGAAG ataATGACGAATAG
- the nek1 gene encoding serine/threonine-protein kinase Nek1 isoform X1, whose amino-acid sequence MDKYEKVKKIGEGSFGKAVLVKSKEDGHQYVIKEIGISRMSNKERQESRKEVAVLANMSHPNIVQYKESFEEGGCLYIVMDYCEGGDLFKKINSQKGILFPEEQILDWFVQICLALKHVHDRKILHRDIKSQNIFLTKDGTIQLGDFGIARVLNSTVELARTCIGTPYYLSPEICENKPYNNKSDIWALGCVLYEMCTLKHAFEAGNMKNLVLKIIRGSYPPVSVHYSQDLRFLLGQLFRRNPRERPSVNSILDKPFLSRRIERFLTPQIIAQEFSHTFLYKQPKVGVAQGPPAKRPAPASIPLSPAQKITKPASKYGVPLTVRKVSDGAKKPAERKPAPKHKPAPLPAAPQRRVSQVEEERKKHEDGMRKKRMELIEKERKQREQMFLLKAGQMKRYEKEKINRINQAREQGWKHVLSSSGGSSPERKCFGGGGKRAAGGGPCPAPSPAQGPAPAPLPCRNMYEHYHAALDQMAKPQPKEARKEGSSAGVVSPIRGVPAAAGPVLPSGPTPDAVRRELQRLHYVSKQAQISRHRGQMAAERAYQVEEFLQRKREAMLNKVRAEGQLGARQNLAAIYGGRAASVRCRRPKVNIEEEEYLARLRQIRLQNFNERQQIKARLRGEKYDSDGSDSQESSEEAELRRKKIETLKAQANARAAVLKEQLEKKRREAYEREKRAWEDHLAARGVKVAVPAGNVAAAAVPVAVAVAPTSEPPPQPSPLQPEPAAKALFPPASKPSTPAISMTAALRDVGANSSIKEDLSKPETATVMQSEKRQILRRLNQNLKAQGPAEESAPPPEDSGLPPKQNQPATEEGPASLGDRKKWEAAEPPVLSVAQKTLEESCRTTVDTLISPMSGGDRKKWEAGAPLVLSVAQQTLEESCIKTTEQTVGEVIQMGLLQGEAPRKVWGKNPDSQVLRVLQEAELQPLTQLLENVSICEGEFSSPVSQDNPDQTAVAEVVRTSKEVLPSQQSPPAAAQSPGAQREGPTAAQVSGQEASGAGAAEQRTLLPDLTDTHDPTDLESMVLEERPNQASHTPAAVQQAWEQQAQLPAPPEGIARSAETKDTEKSADKQMESSGFAPCEEPLFMKLCSPAHRRTAALVALSAQSSMDESSSSLASRSRSVSPLRSKHHDALLIGLSTGMFDANNPKMLRTCSLPDLSRLFSCQQDPAISSEAVVAPDNNLEIEDLDEAAKDEDQSETEDAYEDEDLQELRASMERLLQEEGDLTRSPPEDETGDFNGNPPGAEDQEPFSRMAAEVEEDDPHHMAVDDDEEEEDEEEEDDDEEDEECYNGSPGDEDAGEPLTNGVEEEHHSSNSQLNEEWHSDGSGEEQGGEVEHHDSIFSRLEELRFNLEQQMGFEKFIEAYNKIKAIHEDEDETIDLGSSLVLSILGTEHQHLYPNILHLVMADGAYQEDNDE is encoded by the exons ATGGACAAGTACGAAAAGGTGAAGAAAATCGGCGAAGGGTCATTTGGAAAGGCTGTCCTTGTCAAATCCAAGGAAGATGGACACCAATACGTTATCAAAGAGATTGGCATATCAAGG ATGTCAAATAAAGAGAGGCAGGAGTCCCGAAAAGAAGTTGCTGTTCTTGCCAATATGAGCCACCCCAACATCGTGCAGTACAAGGAGTCTTTTGAAG AGGGTGGGTGTTTGTATATTGTGATGGACTACTGTGAGGGTGGAGACCTCTTCAAGAAGATCAACTCTCAGAAGGGGATACTTTTCCCAGAAGAGCAA ATCTTGGATTGGTTTGTGCAGATTTGCCTGGCACTGAAGCATGTGCACGATCGAAAGATTCTTCACAGAGACATCAAATCACAG AACATATTCCTGACAAAAGATGGCACCATACAGCTTGGGGACTTTGGAATTGCAAGGGTGCTTAACAG CACTGTAGAGCTGGCAAGAACATGCATAGGAACACCATATTACCTGTCACCTGAGATTTGTGAAAACAAACCCTACAACAACAAAAG TGATATTTGGGCCCTGGGGTGTGTCCTATATGAAATGTGCACTCTTAAGCATGCA TTTGAGGCCGGCAACATGAAGAACCTGGTTCTGAAGATCATCCGTGGGTCATACCCTCCTGTGTCAGTTCACTACTCCCAGGACCTGCGCTTTCTCTTGGGACAGCTATTCAGACGCAACCCCAGAGAGAGGCCCTCAGTCAACAGTATACTGGACAAACCTTTCCTCTCCCGTAGGATAGAACGGTTCCTCACACCACAG ATCATCGCTCAGGAATTCAGCCATACTTTTCTTTACAAGCAGCCTAAAGTGGGTGTGGCACAGGGACCACCAG CCAAGCGCCCTGCCCCTGCCTCCATACCTCTTAGCCCAGCACAGAAGATTACCAAACCAGCCAGCAAATACGGAGTGCCTTTAACTGTCAGGAAGGTCTCAGATGGAGCCAAGAAGCCTGCAGAGAGGAAACCAGCTCCTAAACATAAACCG GCCCCTCTCCCAGCAGCCCCCCAGAGAAGAGTGAGTCaagtggaggaagagaggaaaaaacatgag GATGGCATGAGAAAGAAGAGGATGGAGCTtatagagaaagaaaggaaacaaaggGAGCAG ATGTTCCTGTTGAAAGCAGGGCAGATGAAGAGATATGAAAAGGAAAAG ATCAATCGTATAAACCAAGCCAGAGAGCAGGGCTGGAAGCATGTGTTGAGCTCTAGCGGAGGCAGCAGCCCTGAGAGGAAG TGTTTTGGAGGTGGTGGCAAGAGGGCAGCAGGTGGTGGTCCTTGCCCTGCCCCAAGCCCTGCTCAGGGTCCCGCTCCAGCACCCCTCCCCTGCAGGAACATGTATGAACACTACCATGCTGCTCTTGACCAGATGGCTAAGCCGCAACCTAAAGAGGCCAGAAAGGAGGGCTCCTCAGCAGGAGTGGTCAGCCCTATTCG GGGtgtacctgctgctgctggcccaGTGCTACCCAGTGGTCCAACCCCTGATGCAGTTAGGAGAGAGCTACAGAGGCTGCACTATGTTTCTAAACAAGCCCAAATTAGCAG GCACCGTGGTCAGATGGCTGCTGAACGGGCCTATCAGGTCGAAGAGTTTTTGCAGCGTAAGAGAGAAGCCATGCTTAACAAAGTCCGTGCTGAGGGACAGCTG GGTGCCCGGCAAAACTTGGCAGCAATCTATGGAGGCCGGGCAGCTTCGGTTCGATGCCGGAGACCCAAAGTCAACATAGAAGAGGAG GAGTACTTGGCACGGCTGAGGCAGATTCGCTTGCAGAACTTTAATGAGCGTCAGCAGATCAAAGCTCGACTCAGAGGAGAGAAG TATGACAGCGATGGTTCTGACAGCCAAGAGTCCAGTGAGGAGGCAGAGCTAAGAAGAAAGAAGATAGAGACTTTGAAA GCCCAAGCAAATGCCCGTGCTGCAGTGCTGaaagagcagctggagaagaagaggagagaagcttacgaaagagagaagagagcctGGGAAGACCAT CTTGCAGCTCGGGGGGTGAAGGTTGCCGTGCCAGCAGGAAacgtagcagcagcagcagtaccaGTAGCAGTAGCCGTAGCTCCTACCTCTGAACCTCCTCCACAGCCCAGCCCCTTGCAGCCAGAGCCAGCCGCTAAAGCTCTGTTCCCTCCTGCATCCAAACCCTCCACCCCAGCCATATCCATGACTGCTGCCCTGAGGGATGTTGGCGCA AATTCTTCCATAAAAGAAGACTTGTCTAAACCCGAGACTGCTACCGTGATGCAG AGTGAGAAAAGGCAGATTCTGCGGAGACTTAATCAGAATCTAAAAGCTCAGGGCCCAGCGGAGGAGTCGGCTCCACCCCCTGAGGACTCAGGTCTCCCTCCCAAGCAGAACCAGCCTGCCACCGAGGAAGGGCCGGCTTCACTAGGAGACAGGAAGAAGTGGGAAGCTGCAGAACCACCTGTCCTGTCTGTGGCTCAGAAAACCTTAGAGGAGAGCTGTAGAACTACAGTCG ATACCTTGATATCACCAATGTCTGGTGGAGACAGGAAGAAGTGGGAGGCAGGAGCTCCACTTGTCCTCTCTGTGGCCCAACAGACACTAGAGGAGAGCTGCATCAAGACCACCG AGCAGACAGTGGGTGAAGTGATTCAGATGGGTTTGCTGCAGGGAGAGGCTCCTAGGAAAGTGTGGGGGAAGAATCCAGACTCTCAGGTCCTGAGAGTCCTGCAGGAGGCAGAGCTTCAGCCTCTTACCCAGCTGCTAGAGAACGTCAGCATATGTGAGGGGGAGTTCTCTAGCCCTG TATCCCAAGACAATCCTGACCAGACAGCTGTGGCTGAAGTTGTGAGGACATCTAAAGAAGTGCTGCCTTCTCAGCAGAGTCCacctgctgcagctcagagccCTGGTGCCCAGAGGGAgggtccaacagcagcacaggtcTCAGGTCAGGAGGCGTCTGGTGCCGGAGCAGCAGAACAGCGAACACTGCTCCCCGACCTCACTGACACTCATG ATCCTACAGACTTGGAGTCAATGGTTTTGGAAGAGCGCCCAAATCAGGCGTCACATACCCCAGCTGCAGTGCAACAGGCATGGGAGCAGCAGGCCCAGCTGCCAGC GCCACCAGAGGGCATCGCAAGATCAGCAGAGACCAAGGACACTGAGAAAAGTgcagacaaacagatggaatCCTCTG gtttTGCACCCTGCGAGGAGCCCCTGTTTATGAAGTTGTGTTCCCCGGCCCACCGGCGCACCGCTGCTCTGGTGGCCCTCTCAGCTCAGTCCTCGATGGATGAATCCTCCTCGTCTCTGGCCTCCCGCTCACGCTCTGTCTCACCTCTGCGCTCAAAACACCACGACGCCCTCCTCATCGGTCTCTCTACTGGCATGTTTGACGCCAACAACCCCAAG ATGCTGCGGACATGTTCCCTTCCAGACCTCAGTCGTCTCTTCAGCTGTCAGCAGGACCCAGCAATATCTAGTGAGGCTGTCGTTGCCCCAGACAACAACCTGGAAATAGAGGACCTGGATGAGGCAGCTAAAGACGAGGATCAGTCAGAGACCGAGGA TGCATATGAGGATGAAGACCTGCAGGAGCTCCGAGCCTCCATGGAGAGactcctgcaggaggagggagactTAACCAGGAGCCCTCCGGAGGATGAAACAGGGGACTTCAATGGAAATCCTCCAGGGGCTGAAGACCAAGAGCCTTTCAGCAGGATGGCTGCTGAGGTTGAGGAGGACGACCCCCACCACATGGctgtggatgatgatgaggaggaggaggacgaggaggaggaggatgatgatgaggaagatgaggaatgCTACAATGGGAGCCCCGGTGATGAAGATGCCGGGGAGCCGCTTACCAAcggtgtggaggaggagcaccacagcagcaacagccagCTCAATGAAGAGTGGCATTCAG ATGGCAGTGGAGAGGAGCAGGGCGGAGAGGTCGAACATCATGACAGCATCTTCAGTCGTCTGGAAGAGCTGCGCTTCAACCTGGAGCAGCAGATGGGCTTTGAGAAGTTCATTGAGGCCTACAATAAGATTAAG GCTAtacatgaggatgaagatgagacTATTGACCTCGGCTCCAGTTTGGTCTTGAGCATTTTGGGAACTGAGCACCAGCACCTGTATCCCAACATCCTTCACCTGGTAATGGCAGATGGAGCATACCAAGAAG ataATGACGAATAG